In one window of Bizionia sp. M204 DNA:
- a CDS encoding peptide-N-glycosidase F-related protein, whose product MKLRYLPLFFLLIVACQKPLKPIGDKEITVFKDTHLYFDMAFNPDSDRDDSIQPTDSIIRLDAGRVLLKKVTLPDYQKQASVSVKMTLTSNGDPWDKSGSLFVIPTTSDLNLLDFESETLTKEQFLNEAPGIVSKKIDDKLYEPNIELLRFMTPFGVGFFNDNERVAALKPVYIPIWENNVQWEQDITQLLPVLENEVYIGVFIDTWTKEGYKLSVRLDFDESDIPNHIKKEHDVISVVNTSKYAGAQQFYDAFHKGDLQVDLPVDETLKNAKLYYITTGHGGHAEGDEFTKKENIISFNGEVVKQFVPWRDDCASFRRFNPTSGVWTEKTTWKGEDIEERIASSDYSRSNWCPGSDVKPEIIELGTIKAGNHTFTFSIPEAQAIENDKINYWMVSAYLVYDK is encoded by the coding sequence ATGAAATTAAGATATCTTCCTTTATTTTTTTTATTAATTGTAGCGTGTCAAAAGCCTTTAAAACCAATAGGAGATAAAGAAATTACTGTTTTTAAAGACACCCATCTTTATTTTGATATGGCTTTTAATCCCGATAGTGATCGGGACGATAGTATTCAACCAACAGATTCTATTATTCGTTTGGATGCTGGTCGCGTTTTATTAAAGAAAGTCACCTTGCCTGATTATCAGAAGCAGGCATCTGTGTCCGTTAAAATGACCCTGACTTCCAATGGTGATCCTTGGGATAAATCGGGTTCGTTGTTTGTGATTCCTACGACTTCTGATTTGAATTTATTAGATTTTGAAAGCGAGACATTAACAAAAGAACAATTTCTAAATGAAGCTCCCGGAATTGTTTCAAAAAAAATAGATGATAAACTATACGAACCAAATATTGAATTGTTGCGTTTTATGACGCCTTTTGGTGTAGGTTTTTTTAATGATAACGAACGTGTAGCAGCTTTAAAACCCGTTTATATTCCAATTTGGGAAAATAATGTCCAGTGGGAACAGGATATTACCCAACTATTACCCGTTTTAGAAAACGAGGTTTATATTGGTGTTTTTATTGATACTTGGACCAAGGAAGGATATAAGCTTTCGGTACGTCTAGATTTTGATGAAAGCGATATTCCAAATCACATAAAAAAAGAACATGACGTCATTTCTGTAGTCAATACCAGTAAATATGCTGGTGCGCAACAATTTTATGATGCGTTTCATAAAGGGGATTTGCAAGTAGATTTACCAGTTGATGAAACACTAAAAAACGCCAAATTATATTATATCACAACAGGCCATGGTGGACATGCCGAAGGTGATGAGTTTACAAAAAAAGAAAATATAATTAGCTTTAATGGTGAAGTTGTGAAGCAGTTTGTACCATGGCGAGACGATTGTGCCAGCTTTAGGCGATTTAATCCAACATCAGGTGTTTGGACAGAAAAAACAACCTGGAAAGGCGAAGACATAGAAGAACGGATTGCATCATCAGATTACTCACGATCCAATTGGTGCCCTGGAAGTGACGTAAAACCTGAAATTATTGAACTCGGTACTATTAAAGCAGGAAATCATACGTTTACGTTTTCCATTCCGGAAGCACAAGCTATTGAAAATGATAAAATAAACTACTGGATGGTTTCGGCTTATCTGGTTTACGATAAGTAA
- a CDS encoding glycoside hydrolase family 2 protein: protein MKHVFYIGLCLIILGCQKQLDVPEIRLLHDNWQFKSSDNTDWLTAKIPGNVFSDLLDNAEIPDPFIGTNEDSVQWVSKTDWEYQTTFQVDSKTLQKRHVELNFGGLDTYASVYLNDSLILKTANAFREFSIDVKPLLKTENTLRILFENTTKHEEAAKAQLNYTLPEGNRIFTRKGQFQYGWDWGPKLNTSGIWRPIKLVTWNTLKIQDAYIKQTVLNDSLAKLNARFNLNTSIANLDYDLFINDSLIQSGYMSDKDIPQFNFTIKNPKLWWPHNLGNPYLYDIKVVIKKDNTVLDSVSVKKGLRTIKLITEKDSLGESFYFEVNGKPVYAKGANYIPQNSMQNKVTDAHYNNLLNDAVEANMNMLRVWGGGIYENSIFYDLCDAKGILIWQDFMFACAMYPGDAEFLENVKQEAIDNVKRLRNHASIALWCGNNENSEGWHRWGWQDGRSETEKTEIWNHYLKVFDSILPKTVATYSDTDYWETSPKFGRGNPQFEFQGDAHDWWVWHDGYPFEHFEDQVPRFMSEFGFQSFPSYNLINYINKNDSDSLRITSEGIKNHQKHKRGFQVIDEYMARDYLVPNNPEDYVYISQLLQAYGITKGIEAQRRAKPYNMGTLYWQLNDCWPAISWSSIDFFGNWKALHYKAKRSFENVLISSEVKQDSLKIYLINDTFNTFSGTLSTNILNFSGEVIWENSQEIMVKPNSSAIKQRIGLSGFSFNKNKVVIVSKFQKSESLFYLVKPKDLELPAKAIQKEVIKTSDGFTIRLSSKTLQKDVFLFCNESGHFSDNYFDLLPNEEKQIVFKTDAKVLNDLKIKSLNDR, encoded by the coding sequence ATGAAACACGTTTTCTATATTGGTTTATGTCTAATTATTTTGGGATGCCAAAAGCAATTGGATGTGCCAGAAATTCGGTTATTACATGATAATTGGCAATTTAAATCTAGCGATAATACCGATTGGTTAACGGCAAAAATTCCAGGAAATGTATTTTCTGATTTGTTAGATAATGCAGAAATTCCAGATCCATTTATTGGTACTAATGAAGATTCTGTGCAATGGGTTTCTAAAACCGATTGGGAATACCAAACAACGTTTCAAGTAGACTCCAAAACCTTACAGAAAAGACATGTTGAATTGAACTTTGGAGGTTTAGACACCTACGCTTCCGTGTACTTAAATGATTCTTTAATTCTAAAAACGGCCAATGCGTTCCGTGAATTTTCTATAGATGTGAAACCACTTCTAAAAACGGAAAATACCTTGCGCATTCTTTTTGAGAATACAACAAAACACGAAGAAGCCGCAAAAGCCCAACTAAACTATACACTACCTGAAGGGAATCGTATTTTTACCAGAAAAGGCCAATTCCAATATGGTTGGGATTGGGGACCAAAACTGAATACGTCTGGAATTTGGAGGCCTATAAAATTGGTGACTTGGAACACATTAAAAATTCAAGATGCTTATATTAAACAGACTGTTTTAAATGACTCGCTTGCAAAACTCAACGCTAGATTCAATTTAAATACATCTATAGCAAATTTGGACTATGATCTTTTTATAAATGATTCATTAATCCAATCTGGTTATATGTCTGATAAAGATATACCGCAATTTAATTTTACTATTAAAAACCCGAAACTTTGGTGGCCGCATAATTTAGGTAATCCGTATTTGTATGATATTAAAGTGGTAATTAAAAAGGATAATACTGTTTTAGATTCTGTTTCCGTTAAAAAAGGCCTGCGCACTATTAAGTTAATTACGGAAAAAGATAGCTTGGGCGAATCTTTTTATTTTGAGGTAAACGGCAAACCGGTATATGCTAAAGGTGCCAATTACATTCCGCAAAATAGTATGCAAAACAAAGTAACGGATGCACATTATAATAACTTGTTAAATGACGCAGTAGAAGCAAACATGAACATGCTACGTGTCTGGGGAGGCGGAATTTATGAGAATTCTATTTTTTATGATTTATGCGATGCAAAAGGCATCCTTATCTGGCAAGATTTTATGTTTGCATGTGCTATGTATCCTGGCGATGCTGAATTTTTAGAAAACGTAAAACAAGAGGCCATTGATAACGTGAAGCGTCTACGAAACCATGCTTCCATAGCACTATGGTGTGGTAATAATGAAAATTCTGAAGGTTGGCATCGTTGGGGTTGGCAGGATGGCAGATCTGAAACCGAAAAAACAGAGATTTGGAATCATTATCTCAAGGTGTTCGATTCTATATTGCCCAAAACAGTTGCAACTTATTCAGATACAGATTATTGGGAAACATCTCCAAAATTTGGACGTGGTAATCCGCAATTCGAGTTTCAAGGCGATGCACATGACTGGTGGGTTTGGCATGATGGCTATCCGTTTGAACATTTTGAAGATCAAGTACCACGATTTATGAGTGAATTTGGATTTCAATCCTTTCCGAGTTATAACCTCATTAATTATATCAATAAGAATGATTCAGATTCTTTACGTATTACTTCAGAAGGCATTAAAAACCATCAAAAACATAAAAGAGGATTTCAAGTAATTGATGAGTATATGGCCCGCGATTACTTGGTGCCAAATAACCCTGAAGATTACGTGTATATAAGTCAGCTGCTTCAAGCTTATGGTATAACTAAAGGTATTGAAGCACAGCGTAGAGCAAAACCCTACAATATGGGCACGTTGTATTGGCAGTTAAATGATTGTTGGCCCGCAATTTCTTGGTCGAGTATTGATTTTTTTGGGAATTGGAAAGCCTTGCATTATAAGGCGAAGCGAAGTTTTGAGAATGTCCTTATTTCTTCGGAAGTAAAACAGGATTCACTTAAAATATATCTGATTAATGATACATTTAACACTTTTTCAGGAACGCTATCTACAAACATATTGAATTTTTCAGGTGAAGTGATTTGGGAAAATTCTCAAGAAATAATGGTAAAGCCAAATTCAAGTGCCATAAAACAACGGATAGGTTTATCTGGGTTTTCATTCAATAAGAACAAAGTGGTAATTGTTTCGAAGTTTCAAAAATCCGAATCGCTCTTTTATTTGGTAAAACCTAAAGATTTGGAATTACCTGCAAAAGCTATTCAAAAGGAAGTTATTAAAACTAGTGATGGGTTTACAATAAGGCTATCATCTAAAACACTTCAAAAAGATGTCTTTTTATTTTGTAATGAATCCGGACATTTTTCCGACAATTACTTTGATTTGTTGCCTAATGAAGAAAAACAAATCGTTTTTAAAACAGATGCTAAAGTTTTAAATGATTTGA
- a CDS encoding beta-N-acetylhexosaminidase yields the protein MEPGYFILSNDTGLNFEEEFSVAGNFLKDYIESGSAFKLNQGNDIVFEKDETITNEEGYTLNVSSNRILIKAKTGKGAFYAVQSLRQLFPVGLENNSFSDAEIIVQNISIQDEPKFVYRGMHLDVGRHMFSVNFIKKYIDALALLKMNTFHWHLTEDQGWRIEIKKYPKLQEIAAYRDETLIGHYNTQPQKFDGKRYGGFYTQEEIKDIVAYATARFVTVIPEIELPGHSQAAIAAYPELGCTGEQVKVATKGGVFENIYCPKEETFTFLEDVFDEVLELFPSTYIHIGGDEAPKTRWKNCDHCQALIKKEGLKDEHELQSYFISRIEKYLNSKGRQIIGWDEILEGGLAPNATVMSWRGFEGAIEAAKQGHDVILTPGSHAYFDHYQSENKDEPVAIGGFLPLEKVYSLNPIPDELTEEQAKYVLGAQGNVWTEYIPTPEKVEYMVFPRILALAEVVWSGPENRDYKEFVSRVENFHKRMDALDINYANHLYEIEGNMVTDGNEAVYELKTATAGKEIHYTLDGSEPTINSEIYKTGIPITKSENIKAIIFANEKPLGTTYNQTINWHKALGHKITLDVHPHHAYTGSGSGGLVNGISGSNERYGDKEWLGFWGEDVEVTIDLGAETDISSISTRFHNGNGQWIYAPEKIEIELDNNQIFEVDVPTSESLLAPVSFEQQATTQFLKLRISNYGIIPEGKQGAGNPAWTFIDEIIVN from the coding sequence ATGGAGCCAGGTTATTTCATTCTCTCTAATGACACAGGCTTAAATTTTGAGGAAGAATTTTCCGTAGCGGGAAATTTTTTAAAAGATTATATTGAATCTGGAAGCGCATTCAAGTTAAATCAAGGAAATGATATTGTATTTGAAAAAGATGAAACTATAACAAATGAAGAAGGGTACACTTTAAACGTTTCGTCAAACCGCATCCTGATTAAAGCGAAAACAGGAAAAGGTGCCTTTTATGCCGTTCAGAGTTTACGCCAATTATTCCCTGTTGGTTTAGAAAACAACTCATTTTCAGATGCTGAAATAATTGTCCAAAACATCAGCATACAAGATGAGCCTAAATTTGTGTATCGTGGGATGCATTTAGATGTTGGTCGACATATGTTTTCTGTCAATTTTATCAAGAAATACATTGATGCGTTAGCCCTTTTAAAAATGAACACCTTTCATTGGCATCTTACCGAAGATCAAGGTTGGCGTATTGAAATAAAAAAATATCCAAAATTGCAAGAAATTGCAGCCTATCGTGATGAAACACTCATAGGTCATTATAACACACAACCTCAAAAATTTGATGGCAAACGCTATGGTGGGTTTTATACTCAAGAAGAAATTAAAGATATTGTGGCCTATGCTACAGCACGATTTGTAACGGTCATTCCCGAAATTGAATTACCAGGTCATTCTCAAGCTGCTATTGCTGCTTATCCGGAATTGGGATGTACAGGTGAACAAGTAAAAGTAGCAACAAAAGGTGGCGTTTTTGAGAACATTTATTGTCCGAAAGAAGAAACCTTTACCTTTTTAGAAGATGTTTTTGATGAGGTTTTGGAATTATTCCCGAGCACATATATCCATATTGGAGGCGATGAAGCGCCAAAAACACGCTGGAAAAACTGCGATCACTGTCAGGCTTTAATTAAAAAAGAAGGTTTAAAAGATGAACACGAGTTGCAGAGTTATTTTATTTCTAGAATTGAAAAATACTTGAATAGTAAAGGCCGCCAAATTATTGGTTGGGATGAAATTTTGGAAGGTGGTTTAGCGCCGAATGCTACGGTTATGTCTTGGCGTGGTTTTGAAGGTGCTATTGAAGCTGCTAAACAAGGTCATGATGTTATTTTAACTCCAGGCTCTCATGCTTATTTTGACCATTACCAATCGGAAAATAAGGATGAACCCGTTGCTATTGGTGGTTTCCTGCCATTAGAAAAAGTGTATAGTTTAAATCCTATTCCAGATGAATTAACAGAAGAACAAGCCAAATATGTACTTGGAGCACAAGGGAATGTTTGGACGGAATATATCCCAACTCCCGAAAAAGTGGAGTATATGGTTTTTCCACGAATATTAGCGCTTGCGGAAGTGGTTTGGTCTGGGCCAGAAAATAGAGATTACAAGGAGTTTGTTTCTAGGGTTGAGAATTTTCATAAACGCATGGACGCTCTAGATATTAATTATGCTAATCACTTATATGAAATTGAAGGTAACATGGTAACTGATGGTAATGAAGCGGTGTATGAATTAAAAACGGCAACCGCGGGAAAAGAAATTCATTATACTTTAGATGGTTCTGAACCGACCATCAATTCTGAAATTTATAAAACAGGAATTCCTATTACTAAAAGTGAAAACATAAAGGCGATAATTTTTGCCAATGAAAAACCCTTAGGAACCACATACAATCAAACTATTAATTGGCATAAAGCACTTGGGCATAAAATTACTTTGGATGTACATCCGCATCATGCTTATACCGGAAGTGGTTCAGGTGGTTTAGTTAATGGTATTTCTGGAAGCAATGAACGTTATGGCGATAAAGAATGGTTAGGGTTTTGGGGCGAAGATGTTGAAGTCACAATTGATTTAGGTGCTGAAACCGATATTAGTTCTATTTCCACACGTTTTCATAACGGCAATGGACAATGGATTTATGCACCTGAAAAAATAGAAATTGAGCTGGATAATAATCAAATTTTTGAAGTTGATGTGCCAACATCAGAAAGCCTCTTGGCACCAGTCTCGTTTGAACAACAAGCTACAACCCAATTCTTAAAATTGAGAATTTCTAATTATGGAATTATTCCAGAAGGCAAACAAGGCGCAGGAAATCCAGCTTGGACATTTATTGATGAAATAATCGTAAATTAA
- a CDS encoding copper homeostasis protein CutC encodes MLLEICANSYQSAINAEKAGAQRIELCSELAVGGITPSYGLIKQVVEVLSIPVFVLIRPRSGNFTYSEAEFNIIKKDIEICKKLGVHGIVSGVLNENNTIDLQRTQALIELSKPLSFTFHRAFDCVPNPIEALEQLIAIGVQRILTSGLEPSTEKGLDMLLKLNEKAEKRTIILAGSGINAENASKFKDAGLHEIHASASTVLSTKNNHAYFGNTQQTVSSVETIENILNKIHS; translated from the coding sequence ATGCTACTAGAAATTTGTGCCAATTCTTACCAATCTGCTATAAATGCCGAAAAAGCAGGAGCACAGCGTATTGAGCTTTGTAGCGAATTAGCGGTTGGTGGTATAACACCTAGTTACGGACTTATTAAACAGGTAGTTGAGGTGCTTTCTATTCCTGTTTTTGTCTTAATCCGACCACGTTCTGGAAATTTTACCTATTCAGAGGCCGAGTTTAACATTATAAAAAAGGATATTGAAATCTGTAAAAAATTAGGTGTTCACGGTATTGTTTCTGGTGTCTTAAATGAAAATAATACTATTGATTTACAACGAACTCAAGCGTTAATTGAATTGTCAAAACCACTGTCATTCACCTTTCATCGTGCTTTTGACTGTGTGCCAAATCCCATAGAAGCTTTGGAACAATTAATCGCTATAGGTGTTCAACGAATTCTAACATCTGGATTAGAACCTTCTACAGAAAAAGGTTTGGATATGTTGCTGAAATTGAATGAAAAAGCCGAAAAAAGAACCATTATTTTAGCAGGATCTGGAATCAATGCGGAAAACGCGTCTAAATTTAAAGATGCTGGATTACATGAAATTCATGCTTCGGCTTCCACAGTTCTTTCAACCAAAAATAATCATGCCTACTTCGGAAATACGCAACAAACGGTTTCTTCCGTAGAAACTATAGAAAACATATTAAATAAAATCCATTCATGA